Proteins encoded in a region of the Quercus lobata isolate SW786 chromosome 8, ValleyOak3.0 Primary Assembly, whole genome shotgun sequence genome:
- the LOC115955963 gene encoding peroxisomal membrane protein 11C-like produces the protein MTTLDATRAELAFVVLYLNKAETRDKICRAIQYGSKFLSNGEPGTAQNVDKSTSLARKVFRLFKFVNNLHALISPTPQGTPLPLILLGKAKDALLSTFLILDQIVWLGRTGIYKNKEQADLIGRISLYCWLSSSVCTSLVEVGELGRLSASMKKLEKELKNSDKYQDELYRAKLKKSNERSLALIKSGMDTVVAVGLLQLAPKKVTPRVTGAFGFASSLISCYQLLPSPAKSKAS, from the exons ATGACTACACTGGATGCAACTAGGGCTGAACTTGCGTTTGTTGTATTATATTTGAACAAGGCAGAAACCAGGGACAAGATATGCAGGGCAATACAATATGGTTCCAAATTCTTGAGTAATGGAGAGCCTGGCACGGCCCAAAATGTTGACAAATCAACCAGCTTGGCACGGAAGGTTTTCCGTCTCTTCAAG TTTGTCAACAACTTGCATGCTCTTATCAGTCCAACTCCACAAGGAACTCCCCTTCCCCTCATTTTGCTGGGAAAG GCCAAAGATGCATTACTCTCAACTTTCTTGATTCTTGATCAAATTGTGTGGCTTGGTAGAACGGGTATCTATAAG AACAAGGAGCAGGCTGATCTAATCGGCCGCATATCTCTTTACTGTTGGCTGAGTTCCTCAGTTTGTACCTCGTTGGTTGAG GTTGGGGAGCTTGGAAGACTTTCTGCATCAATGAAGAAGTTAGAAAAGGAACTTAAGAACAGTGATAAATATCAA GATGAGCTCTACCGGGCTAAACTTAAGAAGTCAAATGAGAGGTCTCTGGCCCTGATTAAATCAGGCATGGATACAGTTGTAGCTGTTGGGCTGCTTCAATTGGCACCCAAGAAAGTCACTCCTCGTGTAACTGGAGCCTTTGGATTTGCTAGCTCACTTATCTCCTGTTATCAG TTGCTTCCATCACCAGCAAAGTCCAAAGCATCGTGA